Proteins encoded together in one Papio anubis isolate 15944 chromosome 3, Panubis1.0, whole genome shotgun sequence window:
- the NOCT gene encoding nocturnin isoform X3, producing the protein MGTGTSRLYSALAKTLNSSAASQHPEYLVSPDPEHLEPIDPKELLEECRAVLHTRPPRFQRDFVDLRTDCPSTHPPIRVMQWNILAQALGEGKDNFVQCPVEALKWEERKCLILEEILAYQPDILCLQEVDHYFDTFQPLLSRLGYQGTFFPKPWSPCLDVEHNNGPDGCALFFLQNRFKLVNSANIRLTAMTLKTNQVAIAQTLECKESGRQFCIAVTHLKARTGWERFRSAQGCDLLQNLQNITQGAKIPLIVCGDFNAEPTEEVYKHFASSSLNLNSAYKLLSADGQSEPPYTTWKIRTSGECRHTLDYIWYSKHALNVRSALDLLTEEQIGPNRLPSFNYPSDHLSLVCDFSFTEEPDGLL; encoded by the exons ATGGGAACCGGTACAAGCAGACTCTATAGTGCTCTTGCCAAGACACTGAACAGCAGCGCTGCCTCCCAGCACCCAGAGTATTTGGTGTCACCTGACCCAGAACATCTGGAGCCCATCGATCCTAAAGAGCTTCTTGAGGAATGCAGGGCCGTCCTGCACACCCGACCTCCCCGGTTCCAGAGGGATTTTGTGGATCTGAGGACAGACTGCCCTAGTACCCACCCGCCTATAAGGGTTATGCAGTGGAACATCCTCGCCCAAG ctCTTGGAGAAGGCAAAGACAACTTTGTACAATGCCCTGTTGAAGCACTcaaatgggaagaaaggaaatgtctCATCCTAGAAGAAATCCTGGCCTACCAGCCTGATATATTGTGCCTCCAAGAGGTGGACCACTATTTTGACACCTTCCAACCACTCCTCAGTAGACTAGGTTATCAAGGCACGTTTTTCCCCAAACCCTGGTCACCTTGTCTAGATGTAGAACACAACAATGGACCAGATGGCTGtgccttattttttcttcaaaaccgATTCAAGCTAGTCAACAGTGCCAATATTAGGCTGACAGCCATGACACTGAAAACCAACCAGGTGGCCATTGCACAGACCCTGGAGTGCAAGGAGTCAGGCcgacagttctgcattgctgtcACCCATCTAAAAGCACGCACTGGCTGGGAGCGGTTTCGATCAGCTCAAGGCTGTGACCTCCTTCAGAACCTGCAAAACATCACCCAAGGAGCCAAGATTCCCCTTATTGTGTGTGGGGACTTCAATGCAGAGCCAACAGAAGAGGTCTACAAACACTTTGCTTCCTCTAGCCTCAACCTGAACAGCGCCTACAAGCTGCTGAGTGCTGATGGGCAGTCAGAACCCCCATACACTACCTGGAAGATCCGGACCTCAGGGGAGTGCAGGCACACCCTGGATTACATCTGGTATTCTAAACATGCTCTGAATGTAAGGTCAGCTCTCGATCTGCTCACTGAAGAACAGATTGGACCCAACAGGCTACCTTCCTTCAATTATCCTTCAGACCACCTGTCTCTAGTATGTGACTTCAGCTTTACTGAGGAACCCGATGGACTTTTATAA
- the NOCT gene encoding nocturnin isoform X2: MGSPGLQFVGSGLKPSRSNLLCSLFPLSVSPDLPGACIKAACSMGTGTSRLYSALAKTLNSSAASQHPEYLVSPDPEHLEPIDPKELLEECRAVLHTRPPRFQRDFVDLRTDCPSTHPPIRVMQWNILAQALGEGKDNFVQCPVEALKWEERKCLILEEILAYQPDILCLQEVDHYFDTFQPLLSRLGYQGTFFPKPWSPCLDVEHNNGPDGCALFFLQNRFKLVNSANIRLTAMTLKTNQVAIAQTLECKESGRQFCIAVTHLKARTGWERFRSAQGCDLLQNLQNITQGAKIPLIVCGDFNAEPTEEVYKHFASSSLNLNSAYKLLSADGQSEPPYTTWKIRTSGECRHTLDYIWYSKHALNVRSALDLLTEEQIGPNRLPSFNYPSDHLSLVCDFSFTEEPDGLL, translated from the exons CGTGTTCCATGGGAACCGGTACAAGCAGACTCTATAGTGCTCTTGCCAAGACACTGAACAGCAGCGCTGCCTCCCAGCACCCAGAGTATTTGGTGTCACCTGACCCAGAACATCTGGAGCCCATCGATCCTAAAGAGCTTCTTGAGGAATGCAGGGCCGTCCTGCACACCCGACCTCCCCGGTTCCAGAGGGATTTTGTGGATCTGAGGACAGACTGCCCTAGTACCCACCCGCCTATAAGGGTTATGCAGTGGAACATCCTCGCCCAAG ctCTTGGAGAAGGCAAAGACAACTTTGTACAATGCCCTGTTGAAGCACTcaaatgggaagaaaggaaatgtctCATCCTAGAAGAAATCCTGGCCTACCAGCCTGATATATTGTGCCTCCAAGAGGTGGACCACTATTTTGACACCTTCCAACCACTCCTCAGTAGACTAGGTTATCAAGGCACGTTTTTCCCCAAACCCTGGTCACCTTGTCTAGATGTAGAACACAACAATGGACCAGATGGCTGtgccttattttttcttcaaaaccgATTCAAGCTAGTCAACAGTGCCAATATTAGGCTGACAGCCATGACACTGAAAACCAACCAGGTGGCCATTGCACAGACCCTGGAGTGCAAGGAGTCAGGCcgacagttctgcattgctgtcACCCATCTAAAAGCACGCACTGGCTGGGAGCGGTTTCGATCAGCTCAAGGCTGTGACCTCCTTCAGAACCTGCAAAACATCACCCAAGGAGCCAAGATTCCCCTTATTGTGTGTGGGGACTTCAATGCAGAGCCAACAGAAGAGGTCTACAAACACTTTGCTTCCTCTAGCCTCAACCTGAACAGCGCCTACAAGCTGCTGAGTGCTGATGGGCAGTCAGAACCCCCATACACTACCTGGAAGATCCGGACCTCAGGGGAGTGCAGGCACACCCTGGATTACATCTGGTATTCTAAACATGCTCTGAATGTAAGGTCAGCTCTCGATCTGCTCACTGAAGAACAGATTGGACCCAACAGGCTACCTTCCTTCAATTATCCTTCAGACCACCTGTCTCTAGTATGTGACTTCAGCTTTACTGAGGAACCCGATGGACTTTTATAA